The following coding sequences lie in one Tichowtungia aerotolerans genomic window:
- a CDS encoding CYTH domain-containing protein has protein sequence MKMEIERKFLVKNDSWRQLVGTGLLCEQGYLSSSIDEATVRVRRMGNQGFLTLKGPTEGVSRLEMEYPIPVEDAETMLRMLCNGRTVSKVRYRFFCEGFTWEVDEFSGMNEGLVLAEIELENEEQSFDRPGWLGQEVSHDSRYFNAALAHQPFKSWRT, from the coding sequence ATGAAGATGGAGATTGAGCGAAAGTTTCTGGTAAAAAATGATAGTTGGCGGCAATTGGTCGGGACAGGGCTTTTGTGCGAACAGGGCTATCTTTCCTCTTCAATCGATGAGGCGACTGTGCGTGTTCGGCGAATGGGAAATCAGGGTTTTTTAACGCTTAAAGGACCGACCGAAGGGGTATCCCGGCTGGAAATGGAATATCCGATTCCTGTAGAAGACGCGGAGACAATGCTGCGAATGCTTTGCAATGGAAGAACGGTATCCAAAGTTCGATACCGGTTTTTTTGTGAAGGGTTTACATGGGAGGTGGATGAGTTTTCCGGGATGAATGAAGGGCTTGTTCTGGCGGAGATTGAACTGGAAAATGAAGAGCAGTCTTTTGACCGGCCGGGCTGGCTGGGGCAGGAGGTTTCGCATGATTCCCGCTATTTTAATGCAGCACTGGCACATCAACCGTTTAAATCCTGGAGAACTTGA
- a CDS encoding PEP-CTERM sorting domain-containing protein (PEP-CTERM proteins occur, often in large numbers, in the proteomes of bacteria that also encode an exosortase, a predicted intramembrane cysteine proteinase. The presence of a PEP-CTERM domain at a protein's C-terminus predicts cleavage within the sorting domain, followed by covalent anchoring to some some component of the (usually Gram-negative) cell surface. Many PEP-CTERM proteins exhibit an unusual sequence composition that includes large numbers of potential glycosylation sites. Expression of one such protein has been shown restore the ability of a bacterium to form floc, a type of biofilm.) has product MKRCASISILLACVLNAGAATVYLENGGASLETTGDSLDGIGTNWTAVSVFEIPGLTVNFATALDGQTLNSNSGDFGIDSSILGEVNDRFDYGEVALMSFNKDIRITKLDFSVLDDAETFNFIIGLETNSVSYGDLSNQNSAYLEGISWEVAAGEVIRLEVSEGSSISLDSLDLIVVPEPVVISLVGTGGLLLMVMRRRIRS; this is encoded by the coding sequence ATGAAAAGATGTGCCTCCATTTCAATCCTGTTGGCCTGTGTTCTTAATGCCGGTGCTGCGACTGTATATTTAGAGAACGGCGGGGCTTCTTTGGAGACTACCGGGGACAGCCTTGATGGCATTGGCACTAACTGGACGGCGGTTTCTGTTTTTGAGATTCCAGGGTTAACGGTTAATTTTGCAACTGCTTTGGACGGTCAGACCCTGAATTCAAATTCAGGTGATTTCGGCATAGATTCTTCTATTCTCGGTGAAGTAAATGATCGTTTCGACTACGGCGAAGTCGCATTGATGTCTTTTAACAAGGATATTCGGATTACAAAACTGGATTTCAGCGTTCTTGATGACGCTGAAACATTTAATTTTATAATCGGGTTGGAGACAAACTCCGTTTCCTATGGAGATCTGAGCAATCAAAACAGTGCCTACCTCGAAGGGATTTCATGGGAGGTTGCTGCGGGAGAGGTGATACGTCTGGAAGTGAGCGAAGGCAGTTCTATCAGCCTGGACTCTTTAGACCTGATTGTTGTTCCTGAGCCTGTTGTGATTTCTTTGGTTGGAACCGGCGGCTTACTGCTTATGGTCATGCGGCGCAGAATCCGCAGCTGA
- the pyrF gene encoding orotidine-5'-phosphate decarboxylase, with protein sequence MNPALIVALDVPNLTEMEKTLDRLPDSIEWYKVGLEIFCAEGPAILSPLKQRNKKIFLDLKLHDIPRTVANAVKTAANHGVNLMTVHAIGGRAMLEAAAQAARECDVPPKLVAVTTLTSLSQDDFSDLGINRTVSEQALALGDLAIGSGIDGLVTSAHEAEALSQRFPEALLVTPGIRMPDGDIGDQKRVATPSFAVQQGATHLVVGRPIVQAEQPANVTAAIQADMKNALS encoded by the coding sequence ATGAACCCTGCACTGATTGTCGCTCTGGATGTACCCAACCTGACTGAAATGGAAAAAACTCTCGATCGTCTTCCCGACAGCATTGAATGGTACAAAGTCGGATTGGAGATTTTCTGTGCCGAAGGACCCGCCATTCTATCGCCGCTGAAACAACGGAATAAAAAGATTTTTCTGGACCTCAAACTGCATGATATCCCCAGAACTGTGGCCAATGCGGTGAAAACCGCGGCCAACCATGGCGTCAACCTGATGACGGTCCATGCCATTGGCGGACGTGCAATGCTGGAAGCTGCCGCTCAGGCTGCGCGCGAATGTGATGTTCCGCCGAAACTGGTTGCCGTAACCACTTTAACCAGCCTGAGCCAGGACGATTTCAGCGATCTCGGCATTAACCGCACTGTTTCTGAACAGGCATTGGCACTGGGCGATTTAGCCATTGGCTCTGGAATTGATGGATTGGTTACCAGCGCCCACGAAGCAGAGGCTCTTAGCCAGCGCTTCCCGGAAGCACTGCTGGTGACTCCCGGAATTCGTATGCCTGACGGCGATATTGGAGACCAGAAGCGAGTTGCCACGCCGTCATTTGCCGTACAACAGGGAGCCACCCACCTTGTGGTTGGTCGTCCCATCGTACAGGCAGAACAGCCGGCCAATGTAACCGCCGCCATTCAGGCTGACATGAAAAACGCCCTGTCATGA
- the rpiB gene encoding ribose 5-phosphate isomerase B, with protein sequence MKIAIGADHGGFELKAKFIDILKAKGHEVEDCGTNSAESCDYPDYAAEVARRVSQTEADQGVLICNTGIGMSITANKFPRVRAAVCCTGEMAALTRIHNASNVLCIGANNAPEEAALEILEAWLTNEPETEGRHGRRVNKMKTYGKSTSDAIALHEADPEMYRIVRDENIRQKNNIELIASENIVSQAVREVQGSRLTNKYAEGYPNKRWYNGCENVDDAERLAIDRAKELFGAEHVNVQPHSGSGANMAVYYSVLEPGDTILAMSLAEGGHLTHGHPMNFSGRFFNIVPYGVCKDSEQIDYDEVQRLAEEHKPRMLVAGASAYSRIIDFKRLKKIADSVGAYFMVDMAHIAGLVAAGCHPSPVPYADFVTTTTHKTLRGPRGGMILCKEKFAADLDRQVFPGIQGGPLMHVIAAKAVAFGEALKPEFKAYQEQVVKNAGALAAALQEKGFRLVAGGTDNHLMLVDVGASGLTGKDVANALDKASITANKNGIPFDQKSPFVTSGVRLGTPAVTTRGMKEEDMKTIAGFIKTVTENMDNEAKLAELREEVVAFSNRFVLP encoded by the coding sequence ATGAAAATTGCGATTGGCGCCGATCACGGCGGATTTGAACTGAAAGCAAAATTTATCGACATTCTGAAGGCAAAGGGCCATGAGGTGGAGGATTGCGGCACCAACAGTGCGGAGTCGTGCGATTATCCCGATTACGCGGCCGAGGTCGCGCGTCGCGTTTCGCAGACAGAAGCCGATCAGGGCGTTTTGATCTGCAATACGGGCATCGGCATGAGCATTACGGCCAACAAATTCCCGCGAGTGCGCGCGGCAGTGTGCTGCACAGGAGAAATGGCCGCTCTCACCCGTATTCACAATGCGTCCAATGTGCTGTGCATTGGAGCAAACAATGCACCGGAAGAAGCGGCGCTTGAGATCCTCGAAGCATGGTTGACCAATGAGCCGGAAACGGAAGGTCGCCACGGCCGCCGGGTTAATAAGATGAAGACTTACGGCAAAAGCACCAGCGATGCCATCGCGCTCCACGAAGCCGATCCGGAAATGTACCGGATCGTCCGCGATGAAAACATCCGCCAGAAAAACAACATCGAGCTGATCGCTTCGGAAAACATCGTCAGCCAGGCGGTTCGCGAAGTGCAGGGATCGCGACTGACCAACAAATATGCCGAAGGCTACCCGAATAAGCGGTGGTACAACGGTTGCGAAAATGTCGATGACGCCGAGCGGCTGGCCATCGACCGCGCGAAAGAGCTTTTCGGAGCCGAACATGTCAACGTCCAGCCGCACAGCGGCAGCGGCGCCAACATGGCCGTCTATTACTCCGTGCTGGAGCCCGGCGACACCATCCTCGCGATGAGCCTCGCCGAGGGCGGTCACCTGACCCACGGCCACCCGATGAACTTTTCCGGCCGCTTCTTCAACATTGTCCCCTACGGCGTCTGCAAAGACTCCGAACAGATCGATTACGACGAAGTGCAGCGCCTCGCCGAGGAGCACAAACCGCGCATGCTGGTCGCCGGAGCGAGCGCTTATTCGCGCATCATCGACTTCAAGCGGCTGAAAAAAATCGCTGACTCGGTCGGAGCCTACTTTATGGTCGACATGGCGCACATCGCCGGACTGGTCGCCGCCGGCTGCCACCCGAGCCCGGTTCCGTATGCCGACTTTGTGACGACCACCACCCACAAAACCCTGCGCGGACCGCGCGGCGGCATGATTCTCTGCAAGGAAAAATTTGCGGCCGATCTCGACCGCCAGGTTTTCCCGGGCATCCAGGGCGGACCGCTGATGCACGTCATCGCAGCGAAGGCAGTCGCTTTTGGCGAAGCGCTGAAACCAGAGTTCAAGGCCTATCAGGAACAGGTTGTTAAAAATGCCGGCGCACTGGCAGCTGCCTTGCAGGAAAAGGGCTTCCGCCTTGTGGCAGGCGGCACCGATAACCACCTGATGCTCGTCGATGTCGGCGCCAGTGGACTTACCGGAAAAGATGTCGCTAATGCACTCGACAAAGCGTCAATCACCGCCAATAAAAACGGCATTCCGTTCGACCAGAAAAGTCCGTTTGTCACCTCCGGCGTCCGCCTCGGCACACCGGCGGTCACGACCCGCGGAATGAAGGAAGAGGATATGAAAACCATCGCCGGCTTCATTAAAACGGTAACCGAAAACATGGATAACGAAGCCAAGCTGGCAGAGCTCCGTGAAGAAGTCGTCGCCTTTTCCAACCGGTTCGTCCTGCCGTAA